One Nocardioides dongkuii genomic window, GGCGGCGACGCCGCCGAACGAGGCGCCGTACCCGACGCTGGTCGGCACCGCCACGAGCGGGACGCCGGTCAGGCCGCCGACCACCGAGGGCAGCGCGCCCTCCATGCCGGCGACGACCACGAGGCAGTCGGCCGCGGCGAGCCGGTCGCGGACGGCGAGCACCCGGTGCAGGCCGGCCACGCCGACGTCCTCGATCCGGTCCACCGCGCTGCCGTGCACCCGGACCGCCAGCGCGGCCTCGGCGGCGACGGGGGAGTCCGAGGTGCCGGCGCTGATCACCGCGACGGTGCCGGTGGCCTGCGGGAGCGGCCCGAGGGTGGCCGCGCGGGCGACCGGGTCGAGCGTGGCGTCGGGGAGCTCGCGGCCGACCAGCGCCATCGACTCCGGGGAGAGCCGGGTCGCGAGCACCGCGCGGTCGGGGTGCCGCGCGTGCAGGGTGCGCAGGATCGCGACCACCTGGTCGGGCGTCTTGCCCTCGCCGTACACGACCTCGGGGTCGCCGGTGCGCGCCGCGCGGTCGACGTCGACGCGGGCGAAGCCGAGGTCCGCGGTGCGCGGGTCGGCCGGGTCGGCCGGGTCGTCCAGGGGGTCCACAGCGATGAAACTACTCAGGCCCGGAACGCGTCGGCCGGGTAGACCCCGAGCACCTTGACGTCGGTGGTGAAGAACCGCAGCTCCTCGAGCGCCCGCGCGAGCCCCGGGTCGGAGGGGTGCCCGTCGACCTCGGCGAGGAACTGGGTGGCGGTGAACTGCCCGCCGACCATGTAGCTCTCGAGCTTGGTCATGTTCACGCCGTTGGTCGCGAACCCGCCGAGCGCCTTGTACAGCGCGGCCGGCAGGTTGCGGACGTTGAAGATGAAGCTGGTGACGACCGGGCCGCTGCCCGGCTCGGCCTCGACGAGCTCGCGGGAGAGGACGACGAAGCGCGTGGTGTTGTGCTCCTCGTCCTCGACGTCCTCGGCGAGGATCTCCAGGCCGTAGATGCCGGCGGCGAGCGGCGGCGAGATCGCCGCCTGCGTCGGGTCGCCCATCTCGGCCACCTCGCGGGCGGCGCCCGCGGTGTCGCCGGAGATCACCGGGCGCAGGCCGTGCTCCCGGATCACCTTGCGGCACTGGCCCAGCGCGTGCACGTGGCTGTGCACGGTGGTGATCGCGTCGAGCGACGCGCCCGGCACCCCCATCAGGTGGAAGCGGATCCGCAGGAAGTGCTCGGCGATGATGTGCAGCCCCGAGTCGGGCAGGAAGTGGTGGATGTCGGCCACCCGGCCGGCGATCGAGTTGTCGATCGGGATCATCGCCAGGTCCGCCTCGCCGGCCTCGACGGCGGCGAAGACGTCCTCGAACGACGCGCACGGCACCGACTCCAGGTCGGGGTAGTGCTGGGCGCACACCTGGTGGGAGTTGGCGCCGGGCTCGCCCTGGTAGGCGATGCGTCGCAGTTCGGTCACCCGCAGAGTTTAGGGTCGGCGGGTGTTGGCTCTCGTGGTGTGCTCGCTGGTCGTCGCCCTGGTCGCGGTGGGGTTCTCGGTGGTCGCCCTCCGACGGTCCCAGGGGGTACGCCGCCCCGAGGCCGCCGAGGCGCTCCCCGAGGACGTCCACGGCCTCCGGCGGGAGGTCGCCGCGCTGCGCGCCGAGGCCAAGGACGCGCTGCGCCACCTCGCCGTGGTGCGGTACGACGCGTTCGGCGACATGGGCGGGCACCTCTCCTGGTCCCTCGCGCTCCTCGACGACTCCGGGCACGGGGTCGTGCTGAGCTCGATCCACGGCCGCTCGGAGTCGCGCACCTACGCCAAGAACATCACCGCGTGGAGCTGCGACCAGCAGCTCTCGCCGGAGGAGCTCGAGGCGGTCGACCACGCCCGGCCCGGCAAGCGGTGACCGGCACCGGAGCGGACTCCGGCGTCCTGCAGGGCGCCGCGTACGTCGCGCGCGGCTTCGGGATGTGGCGCCGACGCCCGGGCCTGATGCTGCTCGGGATGCTGCCCGCCCTGCTGGTCCTGCTGCTCGTCGGCGCGGCGCTCGTGACCCTGCTGTTCCTGGTCGACGACCTGGTGACCTGGCTGACCCCGTTCGCCGACGGCTGGGGCACCTGGCGGGACGTGCTGCGGGTCGGGCTCGCGGTGCTCGTGGTGGGCGGCGCGGTGTTCCTGGCCTCGGTGACCTTCACCGGCCTGACCCTGGCCGTGGGCGACCCGTTCTACGAGCGCATCTGGCGGGCCACCGAGGAGGAGCTCGGCGGTCCCGTCCCCGAGGGCGGGCTGGGGCTGTGGCGCGGCCTGCGCGACGCGGCGGTGCTGGCGGCGTACGGCCTCGCGGTCGGTGCCACGCTCCTGGTCGTCGGGATGCTGCCGCTGGTGGGCGCGGTCGTCGGCGCGACGCTGGGCTTCGCCGTCTCCGCGCGGCTGCTCGCCGGTGAGCTGCTCGGCCGCCCGCTGGAGGCGCGCGGCCTGGACCGCACCGCGCGCCGACAGGCGCTGCGCGGGCACGGCCGGTCGGTGCTCGGCCTCGGCCTGGTCACCCAGGCGGCGTTCCTGGTGCCGCTCGGCGCGGTGCTGGTGATGCCCGCCGCCGTCGTGGGCGCCACGATGCTGGCCCGCGAGCTGCTCGAGGACCAGCCCTGACCAGCCCCGGCTAGCGCGGCACCCGCACCAGCAGCCGGCCGTGGATGCACTCCATGACCAGCTCGCGGCCCAGCCCGATGGAGTCGCCGTCGAGCTGGCGGGGGGTGTCGGAGGCGGCGCGGACGTGGATGCGCTGGCCGGTCATCCGGTTGATCGTGTCGTCGGTGCGCGACCGCTTGGCGAGCACCCGGTAGGCCAGCGGCACCCAGGACAGGAACCGCTGCGGGTGCAGCAGCACCACGTCGAGCAGCCCGTCGTCGATGGCGGCGTCCGGCAGCAGCGGCATCCCCGCCTGGAGCGACCCGACGTTGCCGACCACGACCGTGCGCGCCCGGTGCCGGGTGAACTCGCCGCCGTCGACGGAGATCTCGACCCGCACGGCGGGGAACATCAGCGCCTTCATCCCGGAGACGACGTACGCCATCCAGCCGACCCGCTTCTTGAGGTCCTCGTTGACGCCCTCCATGATCGCGGCGTCGAAGCCCATGCCGGCCATCACCATGAAGTGGGTCGCGTCGAACCCGTCGCCGCTGACCTTCACCAGGTCGATGGCCCGGTCCTGGCCGTGCAGCCCGACGTCGATCGCGGACCGGATGTAGAGCGGGATGCCGAGGTTGCGGGCCAGCAGGTTGCCGGTGCCGGCCGGGATGATGCCGATCGGGATGCCGGTGCCGGCGAGCTCGGCGCACACCTCGCGCACGGTGCCGTCGCCGCCGCAGACGAGCACCAGGTCGGTGCCGGCGGACGCGGCCGCCTCGGCCATGCCGGTGCCGGGGTCCTCGATCGTGGTGAGGTGCCAGGTCGGCTCGGACCAGCCGGCCTCGAGCGCCATCGCGGTGACCACGGACTGGAACGCGCCCACGTCCTCGACCTTGATCGGGTTGAGCACCACCGCGAGCCGGCGCTGCGAGGCGTAGACCTCCGGCATCGGCTCGGTGGTCACCGAGATGCTGCGCGGCAGCGGGCTGTAGACCGCCAGGCCGAGCAGCGTCATGCCCAGGCCGAGCAGCACGCCGCCGACCACGTCGGAGGGGTAGTGCCGGCCGAGCAGCACCCGGTCCAGGCAGACCAGGACGACGATCAGGACGGCCACGACGTACGCCGCGCGGCGGACGCCCGAGCGCCGGACCAGCATCAGCACCAGGACGCACACCAGGGCCGCGAACGCCGCCACCGACGACGCGTGCCCCGAGGGGAAGGACTTGCTGGAGAGCAGGTGCTCGGCGTCCTGCCACGCCGGGCGCGCCCGGCCGACGGTCAGCTTCAGGACGGCGGTCGAGACCGCGGTCGCGGCCATCACGCCGACGGTGAGCGCCGCGGCCCGTCGGTGGTTCTTGGCGAACATCGCCCCCGCGAGCACCACGGTCGCGATCGCCATCCCGACGGTGCCGAAGACCACCTCGACCCAGCGGAGCGGGTCCTGCAGCCAGGCGGCGTCCACCGCCCAGTCGCGGGCCGGGTCGCCGCGGCCGTCGAGGGCGTCCACCGGGCCCCAGCCCTGCACGGCGC contains:
- a CDS encoding YegS/Rv2252/BmrU family lipid kinase, with the translated sequence MLDRPRLVLLSWSALCFLLFAAVAVSAVQGWGPVDALDGRGDPARDWAVDAAWLQDPLRWVEVVFGTVGMAIATVVLAGAMFAKNHRRAAALTVGVMAATAVSTAVLKLTVGRARPAWQDAEHLLSSKSFPSGHASSVAAFAALVCVLVLMLVRRSGVRRAAYVVAVLIVVLVCLDRVLLGRHYPSDVVGGVLLGLGMTLLGLAVYSPLPRSISVTTEPMPEVYASQRRLAVVLNPIKVEDVGAFQSVVTAMALEAGWSEPTWHLTTIEDPGTGMAEAAASAGTDLVLVCGGDGTVREVCAELAGTGIPIGIIPAGTGNLLARNLGIPLYIRSAIDVGLHGQDRAIDLVKVSGDGFDATHFMVMAGMGFDAAIMEGVNEDLKKRVGWMAYVVSGMKALMFPAVRVEISVDGGEFTRHRARTVVVGNVGSLQAGMPLLPDAAIDDGLLDVVLLHPQRFLSWVPLAYRVLAKRSRTDDTINRMTGQRIHVRAASDTPRQLDGDSIGLGRELVMECIHGRLLVRVPR
- a CDS encoding DUF4446 family protein; the encoded protein is MLALVVCSLVVALVAVGFSVVALRRSQGVRRPEAAEALPEDVHGLRREVAALRAEAKDALRHLAVVRYDAFGDMGGHLSWSLALLDDSGHGVVLSSIHGRSESRTYAKNITAWSCDQQLSPEELEAVDHARPGKR
- the larB gene encoding nickel pincer cofactor biosynthesis protein LarB, with amino-acid sequence MDPLDDPADPADPRTADLGFARVDVDRAARTGDPEVVYGEGKTPDQVVAILRTLHARHPDRAVLATRLSPESMALVGRELPDATLDPVARAATLGPLPQATGTVAVISAGTSDSPVAAEAALAVRVHGSAVDRIEDVGVAGLHRVLAVRDRLAAADCLVVVAGMEGALPSVVGGLTGVPLVAVPTSVGYGASFGGVAALLGMLNSCAPGVTVVNIDNGYGAGVFAARVARQTAR
- a CDS encoding EI24 domain-containing protein, whose amino-acid sequence is MTGTGADSGVLQGAAYVARGFGMWRRRPGLMLLGMLPALLVLLLVGAALVTLLFLVDDLVTWLTPFADGWGTWRDVLRVGLAVLVVGGAVFLASVTFTGLTLAVGDPFYERIWRATEEELGGPVPEGGLGLWRGLRDAAVLAAYGLAVGATLLVVGMLPLVGAVVGATLGFAVSARLLAGELLGRPLEARGLDRTARRQALRGHGRSVLGLGLVTQAAFLVPLGAVLVMPAAVVGATMLARELLEDQP
- a CDS encoding prephenate dehydratase; the protein is MTELRRIAYQGEPGANSHQVCAQHYPDLESVPCASFEDVFAAVEAGEADLAMIPIDNSIAGRVADIHHFLPDSGLHIIAEHFLRIRFHLMGVPGASLDAITTVHSHVHALGQCRKVIREHGLRPVISGDTAGAAREVAEMGDPTQAAISPPLAAGIYGLEILAEDVEDEEHNTTRFVVLSRELVEAEPGSGPVVTSFIFNVRNLPAALYKALGGFATNGVNMTKLESYMVGGQFTATQFLAEVDGHPSDPGLARALEELRFFTTDVKVLGVYPADAFRA